The sequence taatctgaACATAATAAATGATCAAACTGATGAGTAATGCCTTAGCAGAATCACTTTCCTTTTCTCTCGTCTGTAATTGAAAACCAACAAGTAGGCTCATAAGCGTAATGTGTGCTCCATATTTTTTTTGGGTCTGTTTATCTGTTAATAGAATCCGAATCTAGGGCATTTACATTTTGTGTCAGTACTTTTATTAAAGCACAAGCATTCAAGAATGAACTTATTAAGAAAATCAATGCCAAAGGGTATTCACCTCTGTGTTTAATCTCCAATAGGCACAGAAATGGCACAGTTGGTTTGTGGAGGCTGCCACACTTTACTCATGTACATCCGCGGAGCAACAAGTGTACAATGTTCCTGTTGTCACACCATCAATCTAGCCTTGGAAGGTAATGATTGACATTGGCATTACAAGAAATGTTATATTCCCAGCAAATATTCTAGTATAAGAATCTTCTATTAGcttcatatatatatggttAACATTGATTTACTACTAGATGAATTAAGGTCCGAAATCTGTATTATTACAGCAAATCAAGTGGCACATGTCAACTGTGGGAACTGCAGGATGCTATTGATGTATCAATATGGAGCACGATCTGTAAAATGCGCTGTTTGCAATTTTGTGACATCAGTTGGGGTCAGTATGTGATCTGTTTGATTTTCGCCTTTTAGCAAATGTTAATGAAAATATTGAGTTAGTGTCTTTTAGAGCATTAtataaatccaaaagaaatgaaggatAAGCTTTCAAAGTTGAAACACGGATGAAATTATGAAGGTTCAATATTCATAAAATCCTAGAAGCATAGATGGAATGGAAGTTGAACTGAAATATGAATCATATCTGTAAGTCTATAACCAGAAGCATTagataaagaaattaagaacatGTTAATTGGTATAGGTCATTGATTAAGCCTTCTATGTATTACTTTTGTTCAGCATGTGTCATGTGAAAAACAAGCTGAGAATTACCTACGAAAGTTGGATATTTCTGT comes from Ricinus communis isolate WT05 ecotype wild-type chromosome 5, ASM1957865v1, whole genome shotgun sequence and encodes:
- the LOC8284618 gene encoding protein LOL1 — its product is MPVPLAPYPTPPAPHTPPAANGVQSQLVCSGCRNLLLYPVGATSVCCAVCNAVTIVPPPGTEMAQLVCGGCHTLLMYIRGATSVQCSCCHTINLALEANQVAHVNCGNCRMLLMYQYGARSVKCAVCNFVTSVGASTSTTDQKFNS